In a single window of the Jaculus jaculus isolate mJacJac1 chromosome 9, mJacJac1.mat.Y.cur, whole genome shotgun sequence genome:
- the LOC123463366 gene encoding complex I assembly factor TMEM126B, mitochondrial-like, whose product MAAPKRDSRSDLRDGGGVVPLDGEAPQGIKTTIFTHGQLIPSLGDAKLRRPMVMEVIEKKFEYLRKEKTLKIHGTLFLGATTSFCGTMANFIFTKGLKVKYDALKTYASLATLPFLSTIVTYKLFVTDALCSGNLSKESCALRSSLVSIICGVLYPSALAFSKNGRLAVKYNTVPLPPRARVILHWLLLCQTEMKAIGIALIFQTTFGVINGVQHYEIYQGTLKKRVYED is encoded by the coding sequence ATGGCGGCGCCCAAGCGGGATTCCAGGTCTGACCTTAGGGATGGTGGGGGTGTGGTGCCGCTGGATGGAGAAGCACCCCAGGGCATCAAGACGACAATATTTACACATGGCCAGCTAATTCCTTCTCTAGGAGATGCAAAACTCAGAAGACCAATGGTCATGGAAGTCATAGAAAAAAAGTTTGAGtatcttagaaaagaaaaaactttaaaaatacatggGACTTTATTCCTTGGAGCAACAACTAGTTTCTGTGGAACCATGGCAAATTTCATTTTCACAAAAGGACTCAAGGTTAAATATGATGCTTTGAAGACATATGCATCACTGGCTACACTTCCATTTTTGTCTACCATAGTTACTTACAAGCTCTTTGTAACTGATGCTTTGTGTTCAGGTAATCTAAGCAAGGAAAGCTGTGCTCTGAGAAGTTCACTGGTTAGCATAATTTGTGGTGTTTTATATCCCAGTGCTTTGGCTTTTTCTAAAAATGGGCGTCTGGCAGTCAAGTATAATACCGTCCCACTGCCACCAAGAGCAAGAGTTATACTCCACTGGTTGTTGCTTTGTCAAACTGAGATGAAAGCAATCGGAATTGCTCTGATCTTTCAGACAACATTTGGAGTAATTAATGGTGTGCAACATTATGAAATATATCAAGGAACACTTAAGAAAAGGGTATATGAAGATTAA